A single window of Brevundimonas vitisensis DNA harbors:
- a CDS encoding acyltransferase family protein, with the protein MTASIDVQEHGPGRPIATTRLDTLQAGRAVAAFIVVLYHLNGSIFGKAKYFPDQIHPIFGAGHAGVEFFFVLSGFLMAWLYGHRLGRPEAVWPFLKKRFLRIYPVYWVVLTALIPMYFLIPGVGEGYETQPLSILTSYLLIPTPQDPILQVAWTLRFEIFFYLMFSALMAWPRLMLPVFGLWAAGAAAHLFFRPGFPLYFFFNPLILLFLFGAVAAGISRRGFPRPGLVAALGVLGFIGFMIGEVYFGFARNLCVMGYGLSATTAVAGLVRLEQAGRITVPRWLSYQGDMSYALYLVHFPVLSLGIKTVFAANLDRVFPQAVIAFFLVAACLLAAFALHELFERRLLLRSWRANVLTRRKFTG; encoded by the coding sequence ATGACCGCCAGCATTGATGTTCAGGAGCACGGCCCTGGGCGACCGATCGCGACCACCCGCCTAGACACACTGCAGGCTGGTCGAGCCGTCGCAGCCTTTATCGTGGTCCTTTACCACCTGAACGGCTCGATCTTTGGCAAGGCCAAGTATTTCCCTGATCAAATTCATCCGATCTTCGGTGCCGGGCACGCGGGGGTCGAGTTCTTCTTCGTCCTCAGCGGGTTCCTGATGGCCTGGCTGTATGGGCACCGTCTCGGCCGCCCAGAGGCTGTGTGGCCGTTCCTGAAGAAGCGCTTCTTGCGCATTTACCCCGTCTATTGGGTCGTCCTGACAGCGCTGATTCCCATGTATTTCCTGATACCTGGTGTTGGCGAAGGCTATGAAACGCAACCCCTTTCGATCCTCACCAGCTATCTGCTGATCCCGACGCCCCAGGATCCGATCCTCCAGGTCGCCTGGACCCTGCGGTTCGAGATCTTCTTCTATCTGATGTTCTCGGCCCTGATGGCCTGGCCGCGCCTAATGCTCCCCGTCTTCGGCTTGTGGGCGGCCGGGGCTGCGGCTCACCTCTTTTTCCGCCCCGGATTCCCGCTGTATTTCTTCTTCAACCCGTTGATCCTGTTGTTCCTGTTCGGAGCAGTCGCCGCCGGAATATCCCGCAGGGGCTTTCCGCGTCCCGGGCTCGTGGCGGCGCTGGGCGTGCTTGGCTTCATCGGCTTCATGATCGGCGAAGTCTATTTCGGCTTTGCTCGCAACCTCTGCGTCATGGGCTACGGCCTGTCAGCGACCACGGCGGTTGCCGGGCTGGTTCGACTGGAGCAGGCGGGCCGGATCACGGTGCCCCGGTGGCTCAGCTATCAGGGGGACATGTCCTATGCGCTTTATCTCGTTCATTTCCCTGTCCTGTCTCTAGGGATCAAGACAGTGTTCGCGGCGAACCTTGACCGTGTTTTCCCACAAGCCGTCATCGCCTTTTTTCTGGTCGCAGCCTGCCTTCTTGCCGCTTTTGCGCTGCATGAATTGTTCGAGCGGCGGCTACTTCTTCGCTCCTGGCGAGCAAACGTTCTCACGCGGCGAAAATTCACCGGCTAA
- a CDS encoding acyltransferase family protein, translating into MTAAALVQPRTEIRSLQVLRLLAAVMVVIGHVIDILQRGHVQGLAPIVDPTRMPWHSGVDIFFVVSGFVMYFLMAGRFAEPGVTRQFLWRRLVRIAPLYWIFTILALATMVAIPGQVNKTALAWDHILASFAFVPWQGPEGLAPILSVGWTLNFEMLFYGVFALALMFPRRVGLTIMALIFAALILNSRYGFQDFTPLTVWGFPIILEFAFGIGLAALYIGGVRLPSWARLALLVVGVSLLIIAGRLSLEGFQVRWYAWGIPGALIVAAFVLGRDLADSPATRILVIGGNASYALYLSHLFTLRGVGMAWERTGWSSPHLYALIAVAASIAVGVVVHLYLERPILNGLRTLPERWANQKARQVVVADDRQH; encoded by the coding sequence ATGACGGCAGCCGCCCTCGTTCAGCCCCGAACTGAAATCCGCAGTCTTCAAGTGCTGCGGCTGCTGGCTGCTGTCATGGTCGTGATCGGCCATGTCATCGACATCCTGCAACGCGGCCATGTTCAGGGCCTGGCTCCGATCGTCGACCCCACACGCATGCCCTGGCATTCCGGCGTCGACATCTTTTTCGTCGTCAGTGGCTTCGTGATGTATTTCCTGATGGCCGGAAGGTTCGCAGAGCCTGGTGTCACACGGCAGTTTCTGTGGCGGCGCCTGGTCCGGATCGCCCCGCTGTACTGGATCTTCACGATCCTCGCCCTCGCAACCATGGTGGCCATCCCGGGACAGGTGAACAAGACCGCCCTCGCCTGGGATCACATCCTTGCGTCTTTCGCGTTTGTTCCCTGGCAAGGCCCCGAGGGCCTAGCCCCCATCCTCTCGGTGGGGTGGACGCTCAATTTCGAGATGCTCTTCTATGGCGTCTTCGCCCTGGCTCTGATGTTTCCGCGTCGCGTCGGGCTGACGATCATGGCCCTTATCTTCGCCGCGCTGATCCTGAATAGCCGATATGGCTTCCAGGATTTTACGCCCCTTACAGTCTGGGGCTTCCCGATCATTCTGGAGTTCGCCTTCGGCATCGGACTGGCCGCCCTCTACATTGGCGGTGTCCGCCTTCCGTCCTGGGCCCGTCTCGCACTGCTCGTCGTTGGCGTCAGCCTGCTGATCATCGCGGGGAGGCTCTCCCTGGAAGGCTTCCAGGTCCGCTGGTACGCGTGGGGAATCCCCGGCGCTCTGATCGTCGCCGCCTTCGTTCTGGGCCGCGATCTTGCCGATAGTCCGGCGACACGAATCCTCGTGATCGGCGGCAATGCGTCCTATGCCCTTTATCTGTCACACCTGTTCACGCTTCGGGGCGTCGGGATGGCGTGGGAACGGACCGGGTGGAGCAGCCCCCATCTGTATGCCCTGATCGCGGTAGCGGCCTCGATCGCTGTAGGGGTCGTTGTCCACCTTTATCTGGAAAGACCCATCCTGAACGGGCTCCGGACACTGCCTGAACGCTGGGCCAACCAGAAAGCCCGTCAAGTTGTGGTGGCCGATGACCGCCAGCATTGA
- a CDS encoding glycosyltransferase, translating into MTDRSGGRFAGLRIVWLQSPPWDGLWTRQNHFALRLAREGADILYVENPVAIRTRLKAGDAARAPRQVAPGLTVMPLPLQIPGGRDVEWIGRLNGRRFAGAVNAWLKAQGWDDYLVWCRVPLALHALEPLSPRAVIYDVTDDYEFYARSDGERALTTRLEALMAARAAQVFTTTEQLAQKLSALTTAPVTVVPNGADASFFETPTGPDPLGELPHPRIGYVGLVADWMDFDLLAKLGQRWPGQVVIVGPVKPEVQARFDAVPGIVRIGGVPQTQVPAYLHAFDVCIVPHVISELRHRADPLKIVEYLATGKPVVSVALRPLEALRPQVDTATTHDEFLALVQARLTDPRADLAPLRRDTAAARNWDTLYQRVAEGLARLRSPDPTA; encoded by the coding sequence GTGACTGACCGAAGCGGGGGGCGTTTTGCGGGATTGAGGATCGTCTGGTTGCAGTCTCCGCCGTGGGACGGGCTGTGGACGCGCCAGAACCATTTCGCCCTGCGTCTGGCGCGCGAGGGGGCAGATATCCTCTATGTCGAGAACCCGGTCGCCATCCGCACGCGGTTGAAGGCAGGCGATGCCGCGCGTGCCCCGCGTCAGGTCGCGCCCGGCCTCACCGTCATGCCCCTGCCGCTGCAGATTCCGGGTGGGCGTGACGTGGAATGGATCGGACGGTTGAACGGCCGGCGCTTTGCCGGGGCCGTGAACGCCTGGCTGAAGGCGCAGGGCTGGGACGACTATCTGGTCTGGTGCCGGGTGCCCCTGGCCCTGCATGCGCTGGAGCCGCTGAGCCCGCGCGCGGTCATCTACGACGTGACCGACGATTACGAGTTCTACGCCCGGTCGGACGGCGAGCGCGCCCTGACGACCCGGCTGGAGGCCCTGATGGCCGCCCGTGCCGCCCAGGTGTTCACGACCACCGAACAGCTGGCGCAAAAGCTGTCGGCCCTGACCACCGCCCCCGTGACCGTGGTGCCGAACGGCGCCGATGCCAGCTTCTTCGAGACCCCGACCGGTCCGGACCCGCTGGGCGAGTTGCCCCATCCGCGCATCGGTTATGTCGGCCTGGTCGCCGACTGGATGGATTTCGACCTGCTGGCCAAGCTCGGACAGCGTTGGCCCGGCCAGGTGGTGATCGTCGGCCCCGTCAAGCCCGAGGTCCAGGCTCGGTTCGACGCCGTGCCCGGCATCGTGCGGATCGGCGGCGTGCCCCAGACCCAGGTGCCGGCCTATCTGCACGCATTTGACGTCTGCATCGTGCCCCATGTCATCAGCGAGCTGCGCCACCGGGCCGATCCGCTGAAGATCGTCGAATATCTGGCCACCGGAAAGCCGGTCGTCTCGGTCGCCCTGCGCCCTTTGGAGGCACTGCGGCCCCAGGTCGACACCGCCACCACACACGACGAGTTCCTGGCCCTGGTCCAGGCCCGCCTGACCGACCCCCGCGCCGACCTTGCCCCCCTGCGCCGCGACACCGCCGCCGCCCGCAACTGGGACACGCTATATCAGCGTGTGGCGGAGGGTTTGGCTCGCCTCCGCAGCCCGGACCCGACCGCATGA
- a CDS encoding class I SAM-dependent methyltransferase, with amino-acid sequence MDHETPLQVDAEFYSFAEYVNFRRWCSYWHQIDAVLRGRPKSVLEIGPGFGTTTQALRRAGVQVTTFDFDPELKPDLVGDARALNTLVAPGSFDAICAFQVLEHIPFEHFDGIVANLALASRDKVIISLPHWGYPVEFRFRFLKDVISRAISFKLTRPKTWTFDGQHYWELGTKGYAIKDVAAVIDRHLKIDRQYFCPDYSYHYFFECSVRRD; translated from the coding sequence ATGGATCATGAGACCCCGCTTCAGGTCGATGCGGAATTCTACAGCTTCGCCGAATATGTGAACTTCCGCCGCTGGTGCTCCTATTGGCATCAGATTGATGCGGTCCTGCGCGGTCGCCCCAAATCGGTGCTGGAGATCGGGCCGGGCTTTGGCACGACGACCCAGGCCCTGCGGCGGGCGGGCGTCCAGGTCACGACCTTCGACTTCGACCCGGAATTGAAGCCCGATCTGGTGGGTGACGCCCGCGCCTTGAACACCCTGGTCGCGCCGGGGTCGTTCGACGCCATCTGTGCGTTTCAAGTGCTGGAACATATTCCGTTCGAGCATTTCGACGGCATCGTCGCCAATCTGGCGCTGGCGTCGCGCGACAAGGTGATCATCTCGCTGCCGCACTGGGGCTATCCGGTCGAGTTCCGGTTCCGCTTCCTCAAGGATGTGATCAGCCGCGCCATTTCGTTCAAGCTGACCCGGCCCAAGACCTGGACCTTCGACGGTCAGCACTACTGGGAGCTGGGCACCAAAGGCTATGCCATCAAGGACGTGGCCGCCGTGATCGACAGGCACCTGAAGATCGATCGGCAGTATTTCTGCCCGGATTACAGCTACCACTACTTCTTCGAATGCTCGGTGCGCCGTGACTGA
- a CDS encoding glycosyltransferase family 2 protein: MIRRPTVAAVAIAKNERRDIVGFIENVRRVVDEVVIVDDGSTDGTLEFLRTCGLPVTLIERRLEPEGGFAAQRNAGLDAAMADWLIHMDIDERITPELARDIHAAIADTPMNAFRYRRLNFFLHRPFPAGGWQSWNNPQLGRRGHHRFVNAIHEAVEVEGGDTRTGQLTGMMWHLNDDSYIERISKNVNYAPATARGIMARGRVRWWHLLTAPTMAFVKAYVLRGAWRHGTHGLIFGLYVFSGTFNGYATAWDEQNRLDRDDLEHQLTDAWTREATDGS; the protein is encoded by the coding sequence ATGATCAGGCGCCCGACTGTGGCGGCGGTGGCCATCGCCAAGAACGAGCGACGCGACATCGTCGGCTTTATCGAGAATGTGCGGCGCGTGGTGGACGAGGTCGTCATCGTCGACGACGGCTCGACCGACGGCACGCTGGAGTTTCTGCGGACCTGCGGCCTGCCCGTGACCCTCATCGAGCGGCGGCTGGAGCCCGAAGGCGGCTTTGCGGCCCAGCGAAACGCGGGCCTGGACGCCGCGATGGCCGACTGGCTGATCCACATGGATATCGACGAGCGGATCACGCCGGAACTGGCCCGCGACATCCATGCCGCCATCGCCGATACCCCGATGAACGCCTTCCGCTATCGCCGGCTGAACTTCTTCCTGCACCGGCCCTTTCCGGCGGGCGGATGGCAGAGCTGGAACAACCCGCAACTGGGGCGGCGCGGCCACCACCGCTTCGTCAATGCCATTCACGAGGCCGTCGAGGTCGAGGGCGGGGATACCAGGACAGGCCAGCTCACCGGCATGATGTGGCATCTGAACGACGACAGCTATATCGAGCGCATCAGCAAGAATGTGAACTATGCCCCGGCCACGGCGCGGGGGATCATGGCGCGCGGCCGCGTTCGGTGGTGGCATCTGCTGACGGCCCCGACGATGGCGTTCGTGAAGGCCTATGTCCTGCGCGGAGCGTGGCGGCACGGCACCCATGGGCTAATCTTTGGACTCTATGTGTTTTCCGGCACCTTCAACGGCTATGCTACGGCGTGGGACGAGCAGAACCGGCTCGACCGCGACGACCTCGAACATCAACTGACCGACGCCTGGACCCGAGAGGCCACCGATGGATCATGA
- a CDS encoding glycosyltransferase family 4 protein, with the protein MRIGYVIHRFPWPSETFISREVADLIALGHDIRLYAFVRPTGKDEELLSDQARALMAQTRYITPKEAMLALPSLDTLKMLGEERRLAATPTSRTNRPGRLGRAAALAKLARADGLDRLHAHWPYATSCVHLASIATGIDYSISVHAHEVAHDNGHFPVCFERLRFASFCNRAAMEHLLAKLPPQARDKAHLVYHGVDVSAFPFQPPAPPPPPLKVLSAGRLTASKGFDRLVAGCAEAARRGLNVELTILGRGAETEALTAQAASLGFSDRFHLPGWVPHGEVRGYIRDSHAFALLASDDFNDGLPNVVVEAMASGRPVIVSPLPAAREIVDHGKNGFVLDAVDDLEGLIRILNTLAAEGATDDMAQAARRTVVEGYDAADLIKLQSRLLLDGAT; encoded by the coding sequence ATGCGTATCGGCTATGTCATCCATCGTTTTCCCTGGCCGTCAGAGACGTTCATCAGCCGCGAGGTCGCGGACCTGATCGCCCTGGGTCACGACATTCGGCTTTATGCCTTTGTCCGTCCGACGGGGAAGGATGAGGAACTGCTGTCGGACCAGGCGCGGGCCCTGATGGCCCAGACCCGCTACATCACCCCGAAAGAGGCGATGCTGGCTCTGCCCAGCCTGGATACGCTGAAGATGCTGGGCGAGGAACGGCGGTTGGCGGCGACGCCGACGTCCCGCACCAATCGTCCCGGTCGTCTCGGCCGCGCGGCGGCCTTGGCAAAGCTGGCTCGGGCCGACGGCCTGGACCGGCTGCATGCCCATTGGCCTTACGCGACGTCCTGCGTCCACCTGGCCAGTATCGCGACCGGAATCGACTACTCGATCAGCGTGCATGCCCATGAGGTCGCTCACGATAACGGCCACTTCCCGGTCTGTTTCGAGCGTTTGCGCTTTGCCAGCTTCTGCAACCGGGCGGCCATGGAGCATCTCCTGGCCAAGCTGCCGCCACAGGCGCGGGACAAGGCGCATCTGGTCTATCACGGCGTCGATGTCTCGGCCTTTCCGTTCCAGCCCCCTGCCCCACCACCGCCGCCGCTGAAGGTGCTGTCGGCGGGACGGCTGACCGCGTCCAAGGGGTTTGATCGGCTGGTCGCGGGATGCGCCGAGGCGGCCCGTCGCGGGCTGAATGTCGAACTGACCATCCTGGGTCGCGGAGCCGAGACAGAGGCCCTGACCGCCCAGGCCGCGTCGCTGGGCTTCTCAGACCGCTTCCACCTGCCCGGCTGGGTGCCGCACGGCGAGGTGCGCGGCTATATCCGTGACAGTCACGCCTTTGCGCTGCTGGCGTCCGACGATTTCAACGACGGCCTTCCCAATGTGGTGGTCGAGGCCATGGCCAGCGGCCGCCCGGTGATCGTCTCGCCCCTGCCCGCCGCCCGCGAGATCGTCGATCACGGCAAGAACGGCTTCGTGCTGGACGCGGTCGACGACCTGGAAGGCCTGATCCGTATCCTGAACACCCTGGCGGCCGAGGGTGCGACCGACGACATGGCACAGGCGGCGCGCCGGACCGTGGTCGAGGGTTATGACGCTGCCGACCTGATCAAGCTTCAGTCCCGCCTGCTGCTGGACGGTGCGACATGA
- a CDS encoding outer membrane protein assembly factor BamB family protein has product MSNAVPAMTFERAVDLGGETWSTPAIVQRQDGAIVVAADRSGAVHGFTGPDLTPLWRIETGAEITASPLIFDDPVDGPVIVIGDHAGVVRFIDPRDGAVLRSVDVGSSVRATAAAADIDGDGQAEIVLGIYGPGIIALRRDGTEVWRQRLPGHLFAGRMKQGVVSSALVCDVDRDGELEIVIGVRSSRLFCLEARTGRVKWFVCLGYDPDSSPSFSLRDDGTPLVLFGGGEHTGGLGDNAVIALDGRDGRRVWTTDVGGGVDSSPMLLDRPGRSPLLFACSLAYPSVLALDGWSGALIWRHDFGPTPSCVHGADHHCRPADGRLYFTEDAICRSYTTPLLADLDGDGRVEVVAGSNNGTIVVLDAETGAVRQTEATAAMARGSAVLGDIDHSGQSAVVAPSGRTLRLYRTRHSGPGTPMFKSRADHLGAVTAPPAVDNARPRRPGPLVPLAMAWRFGVVDAARHVALKVDEKILRRLGLRLFRYGY; this is encoded by the coding sequence ATGAGCAACGCGGTCCCGGCCATGACGTTTGAGCGCGCCGTCGACCTGGGCGGTGAGACCTGGTCGACGCCGGCCATTGTCCAGCGCCAGGATGGCGCGATCGTCGTCGCTGCCGATCGCAGCGGCGCCGTGCACGGCTTTACCGGTCCCGATCTGACGCCGCTGTGGCGGATCGAGACAGGTGCAGAGATCACCGCCTCGCCGCTGATCTTCGATGATCCGGTGGACGGCCCGGTCATCGTCATCGGCGACCATGCCGGAGTGGTCCGCTTCATCGACCCGCGCGACGGTGCGGTCCTGAGAAGCGTGGATGTCGGATCTTCGGTCCGGGCCACGGCGGCCGCAGCCGATATCGACGGCGATGGCCAGGCCGAGATCGTGCTGGGCATCTATGGTCCGGGCATTATCGCCCTTCGCCGTGACGGCACCGAGGTCTGGCGGCAACGCCTGCCCGGCCATCTGTTCGCTGGGCGGATGAAACAGGGCGTCGTGTCCTCTGCCCTGGTCTGCGACGTGGATCGGGACGGCGAACTGGAGATCGTGATCGGCGTCCGGTCCTCGCGCCTGTTCTGCCTGGAGGCCCGGACCGGGCGCGTCAAATGGTTCGTCTGTCTGGGCTATGACCCCGATTCCTCACCATCGTTCAGCCTGCGGGACGATGGGACGCCGCTGGTTCTATTCGGTGGTGGCGAGCATACGGGCGGGCTGGGAGACAATGCGGTCATCGCCCTGGACGGGCGTGACGGACGCCGGGTCTGGACGACCGACGTCGGTGGCGGCGTGGATTCCAGTCCGATGCTGCTGGACCGACCGGGGCGCAGTCCCCTGCTGTTCGCCTGTTCCCTGGCCTATCCGTCCGTGCTGGCCCTGGATGGCTGGAGCGGGGCCCTGATCTGGCGGCACGATTTCGGCCCGACTCCTTCGTGTGTCCATGGCGCGGACCACCACTGCCGCCCCGCCGACGGGCGTCTCTATTTCACCGAGGATGCCATCTGCCGCAGCTATACGACGCCCCTGCTTGCCGATCTGGACGGCGATGGTCGGGTGGAGGTCGTGGCGGGATCGAACAACGGCACCATCGTCGTCCTGGACGCCGAGACCGGAGCAGTCCGCCAGACCGAAGCCACGGCAGCCATGGCCCGCGGCTCGGCCGTGCTGGGCGACATCGACCACAGCGGCCAGAGCGCAGTGGTCGCCCCCAGCGGCCGGACGCTAAGGCTCTACCGGACCCGTCACAGCGGGCCGGGGACGCCGATGTTCAAATCGCGGGCCGATCACCTGGGTGCCGTGACCGCCCCGCCCGCCGTGGATAACGCCCGTCCCCGTCGGCCCGGACCGCTGGTTCCGCTGGCGATGGCCTGGCGGTTCGGCGTGGTGGATGCGGCCCGCCATGTCGCCTTGAAGGTCGACGAAAAAATCCTGCGCCGCCTCGGCCTGCGCCTGTTCCGATACGGATATTGA
- a CDS encoding oligosaccharide flippase family protein, with protein MTDAGEAELSNAEVRRRASRGAASAFGRHAVVRLLAFLGTLVLARLIAPEGFGLFVTAQFILSILQALAVGGVVSALVRRREAVSDADYRTALVVQQIIAVTVVALLFLAAPAITTAYDLPPDRVWVFRAMALAVFPLSLKSIPQARLQREFRHDKVAASDVIEYLVYLVAALSMAALGYGVWALVAATLLRYTVGAIAVHLAARSGVRIGYEHQRAAGLIQTALPLQGGILLDLGNRAIVPIVLGGILGLAAVGVTGMATTIVDAVILQPLVLVASVQLRLLARVQDEPERMRTLLGDFYSAGGLVIVPLATLLAIIAPTVLPLILSEPWRQVGFVVSGLVLSSALQVISAPSAQAAKALGDVHAPLVGGIVTLALQLLIVVIAAPRIGIYAYPLSALVSGSIWAVLITSRVARRVGMPPVQALLPILAAAAVAGGIWFTAVSLTTSPWIMVSGLILGGLTYLALLVLLAGQAVGRLLAFAAGAVPARLTGVSVAITAASSTCDRLQLRLPSGARP; from the coding sequence ATGACCGACGCGGGTGAAGCCGAACTGTCGAATGCCGAGGTCCGGCGCCGGGCGTCGCGCGGCGCGGCCAGTGCCTTTGGGCGGCACGCGGTCGTGCGCCTGCTGGCCTTTCTGGGAACGCTGGTTCTTGCCCGACTGATCGCACCCGAAGGCTTCGGTCTGTTCGTGACGGCGCAGTTCATCCTGTCGATTTTGCAGGCCCTGGCGGTCGGCGGCGTGGTGTCAGCCCTGGTTCGGCGGCGCGAGGCCGTCAGCGACGCGGATTACCGCACGGCCCTGGTGGTGCAGCAAATCATCGCCGTGACCGTGGTCGCCCTCCTTTTCTTGGCCGCGCCGGCCATCACGACGGCCTATGACCTGCCGCCGGATCGGGTCTGGGTGTTTCGCGCCATGGCCCTGGCGGTGTTCCCGTTGTCGCTGAAGTCCATCCCCCAGGCGCGGCTGCAACGCGAGTTCCGACACGACAAGGTCGCCGCCAGCGATGTGATCGAATACCTGGTCTATCTGGTCGCGGCCCTGTCCATGGCGGCCCTGGGCTATGGCGTTTGGGCCCTGGTTGCCGCGACCCTGCTTCGCTACACGGTCGGCGCGATCGCCGTTCATCTGGCGGCCCGCAGTGGCGTCCGGATCGGCTATGAGCACCAACGCGCAGCCGGACTGATCCAGACCGCCTTGCCGCTGCAAGGGGGTATCCTGCTGGACCTGGGCAACCGGGCGATCGTGCCGATCGTGCTGGGTGGCATACTGGGCCTGGCCGCCGTCGGGGTGACGGGGATGGCGACCACCATCGTCGATGCCGTGATCCTGCAGCCGCTGGTCCTGGTCGCCAGCGTCCAGTTGCGCCTTCTGGCGCGAGTACAGGACGAGCCCGAGCGCATGCGGACCCTGCTGGGTGATTTCTATTCCGCCGGCGGGCTGGTCATCGTGCCGCTCGCGACCTTGCTGGCGATCATCGCCCCGACCGTCCTGCCTCTGATCCTGTCGGAGCCGTGGCGTCAGGTCGGGTTCGTGGTCAGCGGACTGGTGCTGTCTTCGGCGCTTCAAGTGATATCGGCCCCCAGCGCCCAGGCGGCCAAGGCCCTGGGCGACGTCCATGCGCCCCTGGTCGGCGGAATCGTCACCCTGGCGCTGCAACTTCTGATCGTGGTGATCGCGGCTCCCCGGATCGGCATCTACGCCTATCCGCTGTCGGCCCTGGTCAGCGGATCCATATGGGCCGTGCTGATTACCTCTCGGGTGGCCCGCCGGGTCGGTATGCCGCCGGTGCAGGCCCTGCTGCCGATCCTTGCGGCGGCGGCGGTGGCGGGTGGAATCTGGTTCACGGCGGTCAGCCTGACCACCAGTCCCTGGATCATGGTGAGCGGGCTGATCCTGGGCGGCCTCACCTATCTCGCGCTTCTGGTTCTTCTGGCCGGACAGGCCGTGGGACGGCTGCTGGCCTTTGCCGCCGGTGCGGTGCCTGCCCGTCTGACGGGAGTGAGCGTGGCAATCACCGCGGCGTCCTCGACCTGCGATCGCCTGCAACTGCGGTTGCCGAGCGGGGCGCGCCCATGA
- a CDS encoding glycosyltransferase family 4 protein codes for MTATTPVPSEHASDRIRLCVVCTHSLTLATLYKGLFPYLTARGFDIDVIVGDTEYTEFAPEDFGPIRPIVIPMVRLPSPAADFRSLLGFVGHFSRHRYDVVHVSTPKASLTATLARALTGGGPVVFVYRRCVYELMTGLKRAAYLNVDRLICALSTLVVPISRQLERFLVEERVAPRAKVRLIGAGSSNGVDTDHFDLTPKTEQAAEALRQDMGIPADAPVLLFLGRVCSEKGVDLLRPVFDQVRAAIPGVHMVVAGPDDERDPIASETAAFFAADPAIHRIGFVSDTAPLYALSSVFVFPSYFEGFGNVLLEAAAMQRVSVAFDVPGVQEAVQDGVSGRLVASGDAPAMAQAVITLLQNPAERTAMQDRARARVVDLFSRTRILAEIEAMLRGLARRR; via the coding sequence ATGACCGCGACCACCCCCGTCCCGTCCGAACATGCGTCTGACCGAATTCGCCTTTGCGTCGTCTGCACGCACAGTCTGACGCTGGCGACCCTGTACAAAGGGCTGTTTCCCTATCTGACGGCGCGCGGCTTCGACATCGATGTCATCGTCGGAGATACGGAATACACCGAGTTTGCGCCGGAAGATTTCGGGCCGATCCGACCCATTGTCATCCCCATGGTGCGGCTGCCATCACCGGCGGCCGATTTCAGGTCTCTGTTAGGGTTCGTCGGTCATTTCTCGCGCCACCGGTATGATGTGGTGCATGTCTCGACGCCCAAGGCCTCGCTCACGGCGACGCTGGCGCGGGCCCTGACCGGCGGTGGTCCGGTCGTGTTCGTCTATCGCCGCTGCGTCTATGAGCTGATGACCGGCCTGAAGCGGGCGGCCTATCTGAACGTCGACCGGCTGATCTGTGCCCTGTCCACCCTGGTGGTGCCGATCTCGCGTCAGCTGGAGCGGTTCCTGGTCGAAGAACGGGTTGCGCCACGGGCCAAGGTGCGCCTGATCGGCGCGGGGTCCAGCAATGGCGTCGACACCGATCACTTCGACCTGACACCTAAAACCGAGCAGGCGGCGGAAGCCCTGCGCCAAGACATGGGCATTCCGGCGGACGCGCCCGTCCTGTTGTTCCTGGGCCGGGTTTGCAGTGAAAAGGGCGTGGACCTGTTGCGTCCGGTCTTCGATCAGGTCCGGGCCGCCATTCCCGGCGTGCACATGGTCGTGGCCGGGCCCGACGATGAGCGGGATCCGATCGCGAGCGAGACCGCCGCCTTCTTTGCCGCCGATCCGGCGATCCACCGCATCGGCTTCGTCAGCGATACCGCCCCGCTCTATGCCCTGAGCAGCGTCTTTGTCTTCCCGTCCTACTTCGAGGGCTTCGGCAATGTGTTGCTGGAGGCGGCGGCCATGCAGCGGGTCTCGGTCGCCTTCGATGTTCCGGGCGTCCAAGAGGCGGTTCAGGACGGCGTCAGCGGGCGGCTGGTTGCCAGCGGCGACGCCCCGGCCATGGCCCAGGCCGTGATCACCCTGTTGCAGAACCCGGCCGAGCGTACGGCCATGCAGGACCGCGCCCGCGCCAGGGTGGTCGACCTGTTCAGCCGGACCCGCATCCTGGCCGAGATCGAGGCCATGCTGCGCGGCCTGGCCCGGCGGCGATGA